A genomic region of Neisseria cinerea contains the following coding sequences:
- the fabI gene encoding enoyl-ACP reductase FabI produces MGFLQGKKILITGMISERSIAYGIAKACREQGADLAFTYVVDKLEERVRKMAAELGSELVFRCDVASDDEINQVFADLGKHWDGLDGLVHSIGFAPKEALSGDFLDSISREAFNTAHEISAYSLPALAKAARPMMRGRNSAIVALSYLGAVRAIPNYNVMGMAKASLEAGIRFTAACLGQEGIRCNGISAGPIKTLAASGIADFSKLLGHVASHNPLRRNVTIEEVGNTAAFLLSDLSSGITGEITYVDGGYSINALSVED; encoded by the coding sequence ATGGGTTTTCTGCAAGGTAAAAAAATCCTGATCACCGGCATGATTTCCGAGCGTTCCATCGCTTACGGCATTGCCAAGGCCTGCCGCGAACAAGGCGCGGATTTGGCATTTACCTACGTTGTGGACAAACTGGAAGAGCGCGTCCGCAAAATGGCCGCCGAATTGGGTTCCGAACTCGTATTCCGCTGTGATGTTGCCAGCGATGACGAAATCAACCAAGTTTTCGCCGATTTGGGCAAACATTGGGACGGTTTGGATGGCCTCGTCCACTCCATCGGCTTCGCACCGAAAGAAGCCTTGAGCGGCGACTTCCTTGACAGTATCAGCCGCGAAGCGTTTAATACCGCACACGAAATTTCGGCATACAGCCTGCCCGCGTTGGCAAAAGCCGCACGTCCGATGATGCGCGGCAGAAACTCCGCCATCGTCGCCCTGAGCTACTTGGGCGCGGTACGCGCGATTCCGAACTACAACGTGATGGGTATGGCAAAAGCCAGTCTTGAGGCAGGTATCCGCTTTACCGCCGCCTGTCTGGGCCAAGAAGGCATCCGCTGCAACGGTATCTCCGCCGGCCCGATTAAAACGCTTGCTGCATCCGGTATCGCCGATTTCAGCAAACTTTTGGGACATGTCGCTTCCCACAATCCTCTCCGCCGCAACGTTACCATTGAAGAAGTTGGAAATACTGCCGCCTTCCTGCTGTCTGACCTGTCGTCCGGCATCACCGGCGAAATTACTTATGTTGACGGCGGTTACAGCATCAATGCCTTGAGTGTTGAAGATTAA
- a CDS encoding type II secretion system F family protein → MAKNGGLSLFSKKEKRFIFEGRHSASDKIVNGEVSAFTEEEARKKLTKRGIRPLQISRIKTTSKRKITQEDITVFTRQLATMMKAGLPLMQAFEIVARGHANPSMTEMLMEIRSEVEQGTTLSRAFSRYPKYFDRFYCNLVSAGEMGGVLESLLDKLAVYKEKTQSIRKKVKTALTYPISVIAVAIGLVFVMMIFVLPAFKEVYSNMGAELPALTQAVMDISEFFVAYGWIILIALGCSIYGFLKLKERSPKIQRRMDALLIRMPIFGEIVRKATIARWGRTTATLFAAGVPLVDVLDSTAGAAGNIIYEEATHEIRTRVIQGLSMTSGMRATELFPNMMVQMASIGEESGSLDDMLNKASEFYEDEVDNAVGRLSAMMEPIIIVVLGLIIGTLLVAMYLPLFNLGSVIG, encoded by the coding sequence ATGGCTAAAAACGGGGGACTTTCTTTATTTTCAAAGAAAGAAAAACGCTTTATCTTTGAAGGCAGGCATTCTGCCTCCGACAAAATAGTCAACGGCGAAGTATCTGCGTTTACCGAAGAAGAGGCACGCAAGAAACTGACAAAACGCGGCATCCGCCCGTTACAGATTAGCCGTATAAAAACAACTTCAAAACGCAAAATTACGCAAGAAGACATTACCGTCTTCACTCGCCAGTTGGCAACTATGATGAAAGCGGGCCTGCCGCTGATGCAGGCATTTGAGATTGTGGCGCGCGGTCATGCCAACCCGTCCATGACGGAAATGTTGATGGAAATCCGTAGTGAAGTAGAACAGGGCACCACTCTGAGTCGCGCATTCTCACGCTATCCCAAATACTTCGACCGCTTCTACTGCAATCTGGTTTCTGCAGGTGAGATGGGCGGCGTATTGGAAAGCCTGCTGGATAAACTGGCAGTCTATAAAGAAAAAACACAATCCATCCGTAAAAAAGTAAAAACTGCGCTGACTTATCCGATATCGGTAATTGCCGTCGCCATCGGCTTGGTATTTGTCATGATGATCTTCGTACTGCCAGCGTTTAAAGAAGTTTATTCCAATATGGGTGCCGAATTACCCGCGCTGACCCAGGCCGTCATGGATATTTCCGAGTTTTTTGTCGCATACGGCTGGATAATTCTGATTGCGCTTGGCTGCTCAATATACGGCTTCCTCAAACTTAAAGAGCGTTCACCCAAAATACAACGCCGTATGGACGCATTGCTGATTCGTATGCCGATTTTCGGAGAAATCGTACGCAAAGCAACCATTGCACGGTGGGGTAGGACGACGGCAACATTGTTTGCAGCGGGCGTACCGCTTGTTGACGTATTGGATTCTACGGCTGGTGCGGCAGGCAACATAATTTATGAGGAAGCCACCCATGAAATCCGCACACGCGTAATTCAAGGCCTGTCGATGACCTCAGGAATGCGTGCGACGGAACTTTTCCCCAATATGATGGTACAGATGGCATCCATTGGTGAGGAATCGGGCTCTTTAGACGACATGCTCAATAAAGCCTCCGAGTTTTATGAAGACGAGGTAGACAATGCTGTCGGCCGCCTATCCGCCATGATGGAACCGATTATTATCGTGGTTTTAGGTCTGATTATTGGTACGCTCCTAGTAGCAATGTATCTGCCATTGTTCAACTTGGGTAGTGTGATCGGCTGA
- the pgi gene encoding glucose-6-phosphate isomerase, with the protein MDAFTRAWRVLEQHHQDTRHILLRDRFACEPDRFDRMHERLNGMLFDYSKNRLGEDTLQLLCNLADAAGLGRRMHDLRTGAKVNGSEGRAALHTALRLPDGADAVYVDGRDVLPEIRRELDRALDFARGLDDGSYKGATGRRITDFVHIGIGGSDLGPAMCVQALEPFGRQISVHFVSNADPACLDEALCRLNPETTVFCVASKSFKTPETLLNAQAVKAWYRDAGFSESETGCHFCAVSADTEAAAAFGIAPERVFAMYEWVGGRYSVWSPVGLPVMVAVGGACFRELLAGAYAMDRHFFSTPPRHNIPVLMALIAVWYNNFQHADGQTAVPYSHNLRLLPAWLSQLDMESLGKSRTSDGSPVACKTGGIVFGGEGVDCQHAYFQLLHQGTRLIPCDFIVPMTVQGKEDERSRFVVANAFAQAEALMKGKTLDEARAELAGLPETERERLVPHKEFPGNRPSNSILIDRLSPYNLGMLMAAYEHKTFVQGVIWNINPFDQWGVEYGKQLAKTIGGELQHGASAHDSSTEGLMAFYRECRLKNDGAA; encoded by the coding sequence ATGGATGCTTTTACCCGGGCGTGGCGGGTGCTTGAACAACATCATCAGGATACGAGACATATTCTTTTGCGCGACCGTTTTGCCTGCGAACCGGACCGCTTTGACCGTATGCACGAACGTTTGAACGGCATGTTGTTCGATTACAGCAAGAACCGGCTTGGGGAAGATACGCTTCAACTGCTCTGTAACCTTGCAGATGCGGCAGGGCTTGGACGGAGAATGCATGATTTGCGGACGGGCGCGAAGGTTAACGGCAGCGAAGGGCGTGCCGCGCTGCATACGGCTTTGCGCCTGCCCGACGGTGCGGATGCCGTTTATGTGGACGGTAGGGACGTGTTGCCCGAAATCCGCCGCGAACTTGACCGTGCTTTGGATTTTGCACGTGGTTTGGACGACGGTTCGTACAAGGGGGCGACGGGCAGGCGGATTACGGATTTTGTCCACATCGGCATAGGCGGCTCCGATCTCGGGCCGGCAATGTGCGTTCAGGCGCTCGAGCCGTTCGGACGGCAGATTTCCGTCCATTTTGTTTCTAATGCCGACCCTGCCTGCCTGGATGAGGCCTTATGCCGTCTGAACCCTGAAACAACGGTGTTTTGCGTTGCCAGCAAGTCCTTTAAAACACCGGAAACCCTACTCAATGCACAGGCGGTAAAGGCGTGGTACCGAGATGCGGGATTTTCGGAATCGGAAACGGGATGTCATTTTTGCGCGGTATCTGCCGACACGGAGGCAGCGGCGGCTTTCGGTATCGCGCCGGAGCGCGTATTTGCGATGTATGAATGGGTGGGCGGACGCTATTCCGTCTGGTCGCCTGTCGGGCTTCCTGTGATGGTCGCCGTCGGCGGGGCGTGTTTTCGGGAATTGTTGGCGGGGGCGTACGCGATGGACAGGCATTTTTTCAGTACGCCGCCGCGTCATAATATCCCCGTTTTAATGGCGCTGATTGCTGTGTGGTATAACAATTTCCAACATGCGGACGGTCAGACGGCCGTTCCGTACAGCCACAACCTGCGCCTGCTGCCGGCGTGGTTGAGTCAGCTCGATATGGAGAGTTTGGGTAAAAGCCGTACTTCAGACGGCAGCCCCGTAGCGTGCAAAACGGGCGGCATCGTGTTCGGAGGGGAAGGGGTTGATTGCCAGCATGCTTATTTCCAGCTTTTGCACCAAGGCACCCGGCTGATTCCTTGTGATTTTATCGTCCCCATGACTGTGCAGGGCAAGGAGGACGAACGCAGCCGGTTTGTTGTTGCCAATGCCTTTGCACAGGCTGAAGCCCTGATGAAGGGCAAAACCTTGGATGAAGCCCGTGCCGAACTGGCAGGCTTGCCCGAAACTGAGCGGGAACGCCTCGTGCCGCACAAAGAATTTCCGGGCAACCGCCCCAGCAACAGCATTTTGATTGACCGCCTTTCTCCTTATAATTTGGGTATGCTGATGGCGGCTTACGAGCACAAAACTTTTGTACAAGGCGTAATCTGGAATATCAACCCCTTTGATCAGTGGGGGGTTGAGTATGGCAAACAGTTGGCAAAAACCATAGGTGGCGAATTGCAGCACGGTGCATCGGCACACGATTCCTCGACCGAAGGGTTGATGGCGTTTTATCGGGAATGCCGTCTGAAAAACGACGGCGCGGCATGA
- the mscL gene encoding large conductance mechanosensitive channel protein MscL — protein MSIASEFKQFIMRGNVIDLAVGMVVGTAFSGIVKSLVDDVIMPPIGILIGGVDFSNLFITLKDGASVPEAGYPTLAAAQAAGAVTLNIGLFVNSIISFLIIAAAIFAVVKVINSMKHASESEKSEPAGPSEEILLLREIRDALNKK, from the coding sequence ATGTCTATCGCTTCAGAATTCAAACAGTTTATTATGCGTGGAAACGTTATCGACCTTGCCGTCGGTATGGTGGTTGGTACGGCGTTCAGCGGTATTGTCAAATCATTGGTGGATGATGTCATCATGCCGCCTATCGGTATCTTAATCGGCGGGGTGGATTTCTCCAATCTGTTTATCACGCTTAAAGACGGCGCAAGTGTTCCGGAAGCCGGTTATCCGACGCTTGCTGCCGCCCAGGCAGCCGGTGCGGTTACCCTCAATATCGGTCTGTTTGTCAATTCGATTATCAGTTTCCTGATTATTGCCGCTGCGATTTTTGCTGTGGTTAAGGTTATCAATTCGATGAAACATGCTTCCGAATCGGAAAAGTCCGAGCCTGCGGGACCGAGTGAGGAAATATTGCTGTTGCGAGAGATTCGCGATGCTTTGAACAAAAAATAA
- a CDS encoding prepilin peptidase, giving the protein MSDLSILSAFVVPLAAVFGLLVGSFLNVVIYRIPVMMERGWTVFAKEHLNLPLTDEESHTFNLMKPDSCCPKCRAPVRAWQNIPIVSYLFLRGKCASCRTKISIRYPLIELLTGILFGLVAWQYGWSWITLGGLILTAFLISLTLIDADTQYLPDSMTLPLIWLGLLFNFNGDFVSLQSAVSGAVAGYGSLWLLCAVYKLLTGKIGMGNGDFKLLAALGAWLGISVLPVLVFLAALVGLAMAVIMRISKGQYFAFGPALAISGWIIFAANDSVLRAVNWWLTHSGL; this is encoded by the coding sequence ATGTCTGATTTGTCTATATTGTCGGCATTTGTCGTACCGTTGGCAGCGGTGTTCGGGCTGCTGGTTGGAAGTTTCTTAAACGTCGTCATTTACCGCATACCGGTCATGATGGAGCGCGGTTGGACGGTATTTGCCAAAGAACATTTAAACCTGCCGCTGACCGATGAGGAAAGCCATACCTTCAACCTGATGAAACCGGATTCCTGTTGCCCGAAATGTCGCGCACCGGTACGCGCATGGCAGAATATTCCGATTGTCAGCTACCTATTCCTGCGCGGAAAATGTGCCTCCTGCCGAACCAAAATCAGCATACGCTATCCCTTAATCGAACTGCTGACCGGCATATTGTTCGGCCTGGTCGCATGGCAATACGGCTGGTCTTGGATTACACTGGGCGGTTTGATACTGACCGCATTTTTGATTTCCCTTACCCTCATCGATGCAGATACCCAATATCTGCCCGATTCAATGACCCTACCCTTAATTTGGCTGGGGCTGCTGTTCAACTTTAACGGGGATTTCGTGTCTTTACAATCGGCGGTTTCAGGCGCGGTTGCCGGCTACGGTTCATTATGGCTCTTATGTGCAGTGTATAAACTGCTTACAGGAAAAATCGGCATGGGTAACGGCGACTTCAAACTGCTTGCCGCATTAGGGGCGTGGCTCGGCATATCCGTACTACCCGTTCTGGTATTCCTTGCCGCACTGGTCGGCTTGGCAATGGCAGTCATCATGCGCATCTCCAAAGGGCAATATTTTGCCTTCGGTCCCGCACTGGCAATCTCAGGCTGGATTATCTTCGCAGCAAACGATTCCGTACTTCGTGCGGTTAATTGGTGGCTTACCCATTCGGGACTGTGA
- the gloA gene encoding lactoylglutathione lyase, translating into MRLLHTMLRVGNLEKSLDFYQSILGMKLLRRKDYPEGRFTLAFVGYGDEADSTVLELTHNWDTEQYDLGNAYGHIAVEVDNAYESCERVKEKGGKVIREAGPMMHGTTVIAFVEDPDGYKIEFIQKQSGDDSVVYTDI; encoded by the coding sequence ATGCGTTTACTCCATACCATGCTCCGTGTGGGCAATCTTGAAAAATCCCTTGATTTTTACCAAAGCATATTGGGTATGAAATTGTTACGCCGCAAAGACTATCCCGAAGGCAGGTTTACTCTTGCCTTTGTCGGTTATGGTGATGAAGCCGACAGCACTGTTTTGGAGCTGACCCACAATTGGGATACGGAGCAATATGATTTGGGTAACGCCTACGGACATATTGCCGTTGAAGTCGACAACGCCTACGAGTCTTGCGAACGTGTTAAAGAAAAAGGCGGAAAAGTCATTCGTGAAGCAGGTCCGATGATGCATGGCACTACAGTCATTGCCTTTGTTGAAGACCCGGACGGTTACAAAATCGAATTTATCCAGAAACAAAGCGGGGATGATTCGGTTGTTTATACGGATATCTGA
- a CDS encoding LapA family protein: MKLIYTVIKIIILLLFLLLAVINTDAVTFSYLPGQSVNLPLIVILFGAFVVGIVFGMFALFGRLLSLRGENGRLRAEVKKNARLTEKELTAPPAQNAPESAKQP; encoded by the coding sequence ATGAAACTTATTTATACAGTCATCAAAATCATTATCCTGCTGCTCTTTCTGCTGCTTGCCGTTATTAATACAGATGCGGTTACCTTTTCCTATCTTCCGGGGCAGAGTGTCAATTTGCCGCTGATTGTCATATTGTTTGGCGCATTTGTAGTCGGTATTGTTTTTGGAATGTTTGCATTGTTCGGACGGTTGTTGTCGTTACGTGGCGAGAACGGCAGGTTGCGTGCCGAAGTAAAGAAAAATGCGCGTTTGACGGAGAAAGAGCTGACCGCGCCACCGGCGCAAAATGCGCCCGAATCTGCCAAACAGCCTTGA
- the lapB gene encoding lipopolysaccharide assembly protein LapB, with protein MDNELWIILLPIILLPVFFAMGWFAARVDMKTVLKQAKSIPSGFYKSLDALVDRNSGRAARELAEVIDQQPQSYDLNLTLGKLYRQRGENDKAINMHQTLLDSPDTTGAKRARVLFELAQNYQSAGLVDRAEQIFLSLQDGEMAREARQHLLNIYQQDRDWEKAIETAQLLSHDEQTYQFEIAQFYCELAQASLFKSNFDVARFNVGKALEANKRCTRANMILGDIEYRQGNFPASVEAYAAVEQQNHAYLSMVGEKLYDAYAAQGKPEEGLNRLIGYMQTFPELDLINVVYEKSLLLRGEKEAAQTAIELVRRKPDLNGVYRLLGLRISDMDPTWKADADMMRSVVGRQLQRSVMYRCRNCHFKSQVFFWHCPACSKWQTFTPNKIEV; from the coding sequence ATGGACAATGAATTGTGGATTATCCTGCTGCCGATTATCCTTTTGCCCGTTTTCTTCGCGATGGGCTGGTTTGCCGCCCGTGTGGATATGAAGACCGTATTAAAGCAGGCAAAAAGCATACCGTCGGGATTTTACAAAAGTCTGGATGCCTTGGTTGACCGCAACAGCGGACGTGCCGCCAGGGAATTGGCAGAGGTCATCGATCAGCAGCCTCAGTCATACGACTTGAACCTCACCCTCGGCAAGCTTTACCGTCAGCGTGGCGAAAACGACAAAGCCATCAATATGCACCAAACATTGCTTGACTCTCCCGATACAACCGGAGCCAAGCGTGCGCGCGTGTTGTTTGAATTGGCGCAAAACTATCAAAGTGCTGGGTTGGTTGACCGTGCCGAACAGATTTTCCTCAGTCTGCAAGACGGTGAAATGGCGCGTGAAGCCAGACAGCACCTGCTCAATATCTACCAGCAGGACAGGGATTGGGAAAAAGCGATTGAAACCGCCCAACTCCTCAGTCACGACGAACAGACATATCAGTTTGAAATCGCCCAGTTTTATTGCGAACTTGCACAGGCTTCATTGTTTAAGTCCAATTTTGATGTTGCACGTTTTAATGTCGGTAAAGCCCTTGAGGCCAACAAAAGATGTACCCGTGCCAATATGATTTTAGGCGACATTGAATACAGGCAGGGCAATTTTCCTGCATCGGTTGAAGCGTATGCCGCTGTCGAACAGCAAAATCATGCCTATTTGAGCATGGTCGGAGAGAAACTTTATGACGCTTATGCGGCGCAAGGAAAGCCTGAAGAAGGATTAAATCGCCTGATAGGGTATATGCAGACCTTCCCGGAACTTGATTTGATTAACGTCGTGTACGAGAAATCCTTATTGCTCAGGGGGGAGAAAGAGGCTGCACAAACTGCTATCGAGCTTGTTCGGCGCAAACCGGACTTGAACGGTGTTTACCGCCTGCTCGGTTTGAGAATCAGCGATATGGATCCGACTTGGAAAGCCGATGCGGACATGATGCGTTCTGTGGTGGGCAGGCAGCTCCAGCGTAGCGTGATGTACCGGTGCCGAAACTGCCATTTCAAATCCCAAGTCTTTTTTTGGCATTGTCCTGCCTGCAGCAAATGGCAGACGTTTACACCAAACAAAATTGAAGTATAA
- the dapD gene encoding 2,3,4,5-tetrahydropyridine-2,6-dicarboxylate N-succinyltransferase yields MSLQNIIETAFENRADITPTTVTPEVKEAVLETIRQLDSGKLRVAERLGVGEWKVNEWAKKAVLLSFRIQDNEVLNDGVNKYFDKVPTKFADWSEDEFRSAGFRAVPGAVARRGSFVAKNVVLMPSYVNIGAYVDEGAMVDTWATVGSCAQIGKNVHLSGGVGIGGVLEPLQASPTIIEDNCFIGARSEIVEGVIVEEGSVISMGVFIGQSTKIFDRTTGEIYQGRVPAGSVVVSGSMPSKDGSHSLYCAVIVKRVDAQTRAKTSVNELLRGI; encoded by the coding sequence ATGTCTTTGCAAAACATCATCGAAACCGCCTTTGAAAACCGTGCGGACATCACTCCGACCACCGTTACCCCCGAAGTCAAAGAAGCCGTGTTGGAAACCATCCGCCAACTCGACTCCGGCAAACTGCGCGTTGCCGAGCGCTTGGGCGTGGGCGAGTGGAAAGTCAACGAATGGGCGAAAAAAGCCGTCCTGCTTTCCTTCCGCATCCAAGACAACGAAGTCCTCAATGACGGCGTGAACAAATACTTCGACAAAGTGCCGACCAAGTTTGCCGACTGGTCTGAAGACGAATTCCGCAGCGCAGGTTTCCGCGCAGTTCCGGGTGCCGTTGCCCGCCGCGGCAGCTTTGTGGCGAAAAATGTCGTTTTGATGCCTTCTTATGTCAATATCGGCGCATACGTTGACGAAGGCGCGATGGTCGATACTTGGGCGACCGTCGGCTCTTGCGCGCAAATCGGTAAAAACGTGCATTTGAGCGGCGGCGTCGGCATCGGCGGCGTACTCGAGCCCCTGCAAGCCAGCCCGACCATCATTGAAGACAACTGCTTCATCGGCGCGCGTTCCGAAATCGTCGAAGGCGTGATTGTCGAAGAAGGCAGCGTGATTTCTATGGGTGTGTTCATCGGTCAATCCACCAAAATCTTCGACCGCACTACCGGCGAAATCTACCAAGGCCGCGTACCGGCTGGCTCGGTTGTCGTATCCGGCAGCATGCCTTCCAAAGACGGCAGCCACAGCCTCTACTGCGCGGTTATCGTCAAACGCGTGGACGCGCAAACTCGCGCCAAAACCAGCGTGAACGAATTGTTGCGCGGCATCTGA
- the ilvE gene encoding branched-chain-amino-acid transaminase — MSRPVPAVFGSVFHAQMPVLAYREGKWQAAEWQSSQDLTLAPGAHALHYGSECFEGLKAFRQADGKIVLFRPTANIARMQQSADILHLPRPETQAYLDALVELVKRAADEIPDAPAALYLRPTLIGTDPVIGKAGSPSETALLYILASPVGDYFKVGSPVKILVETEHIRCAPHMGRVKCGGNYASAMHWVLKAKAEYGANQVLFCPNGDVQETGASNFILINGDEIITKPLTDEFLHGVTRDSVLTVAKDLGYTVSERNFTVDELKAAVENGAEAILTGTAAVISPVTSFVIDGKEIEVKSQERGYAIRKAITDIQYGLAEDKHGWLVRVC, encoded by the coding sequence ATGAGCAGACCCGTACCCGCCGTATTCGGCAGCGTTTTTCACGCCCAAATGCCCGTCCTTGCATACCGCGAAGGCAAATGGCAGGCTGCCGAATGGCAATCCTCGCAAGACCTCACCCTCGCACCCGGCGCGCACGCCCTGCACTACGGCAGCGAATGTTTCGAGGGACTGAAAGCCTTCCGTCAGGCAGACGGTAAAATCGTACTGTTCCGTCCGACTGCCAATATCGCGCGCATGCAGCAAAGTGCGGACATTTTGCACCTGCCGCGCCCCGAAACCCAAGCTTATCTAGATGCGCTGGTTGAATTGGTTAAACGCGCCGCCGATGAAATTCCCGATGCACCTGCCGCCCTGTACCTGCGCCCGACCTTAATCGGTACCGATCCCGTTATCGGCAAAGCCGGTTCTCCTTCCGAAACCGCCCTGCTGTATATTTTGGCTTCCCCCGTCGGCGACTATTTTAAAGTCGGCTCCCCCGTAAAGATTCTGGTGGAAACCGAACACATCCGCTGCGCCCCGCACATGGGACGCGTCAAATGCGGCGGCAACTACGCTTCCGCCATGCACTGGGTGCTGAAGGCGAAAGCCGAATATGGCGCAAATCAAGTCCTGTTCTGCCCGAACGGCGACGTACAAGAAACCGGTGCATCTAACTTTATCTTGATTAACGGCGATGAAATCATTACCAAACCGCTGACCGACGAATTCCTCCATGGCGTTACCCGTGATTCCGTACTGACTGTTGCCAAAGATTTGGGCTATACCGTCAGCGAACGCAATTTCACAGTTGATGAACTGAAAGCTGCAGTGGAAAACGGTGCAGAGGCAATTCTGACCGGTACGGCCGCGGTCATTTCCCCGGTAACTTCTTTCGTGATTGACGGCAAAGAAATCGAAGTGAAGAGCCAAGAACGCGGCTATGCCATCCGTAAGGCGATTACCGACATCCAGTACGGTTTAGCAGAAGACAAACACGGCTGGCTGGTTCGCGTGTGCTGA